The following nucleotide sequence is from Achromobacter spanius.
CCAACGCCAGATGCCTGGGAAAGCACGGCGTGTTGGTAGCTGGCCATGACGCGGCCGCGGCCGGCCGGAACGCTGACGCCGAACGTGTAGACGCGGTCGCGGTCGCCACCGGCGGCGACGTAGCCGGGCGCGGGGTTCAGATTGATGTCGCGCTGTTCGTTGTAGCCGGCGTGGAGCTTCAAGATCTCGAAATCGTAGGCGGCGGCCAACTGCAGGTTCTTGGCGTCGCGGCGTGCTGGGGTCAGGTTCGACGCGTTCAGTTGCTCGTAGGTGGCGGCCAGCTTCAGCGGGCCGTGGCCGTAGCGCAGGCCGGCCGTCACCACGCGGTCATTGTCAGCCGTCCGGAAGCCCTGCTCCGCATCGGGCGAAAAGCTGTAGCCGATGCCCGCCTCGAGCCCATTCCAGGCTGGCGTGAAGTACAGGACGGAATTGCTGATGCGGCCGTCGACGCCGAAGTCGCCCGATTTATAGCCAAAGGTGTTGCCGATCGAATTGCGTGACCACGACACGCCGAACGGGCTGGCGACAAACGGCGTCCATGCATAGCCGAACACCACTTGGCGTCCCACCCGTACCTCGCCGAATCCGCCCTTCAATCCGACCGTGGCCTGGCGGCCGAACAGCCGGCCTTGTGTGTTGGTGCCGTTGTCGCCGTTGAAGCCGCTTTCCAACTGAAAGGTAGCCGCCAGGCCATTGCCCAGGTCCTCGACCCCGCGCAGGCCCCAGCGCGATTGACTCGAAATACCGCTGTCGACACTGAGCTTGGTGGCGTGGTCATTGGTGTCCGACCGGAAGCCCATGTCAATCAGGCCGTAGAGGGTGATGGACGATGCCTCCACGGCCGGCGCCGCGTGCACGGTATGGGTGGCGATGGGCGCCAGGCTGGAGAAGGCGACGGCGAGGCCGACGGAAACCGCACGGCGCGGCGAGTACTGAGTCATGCTGGTATTCCCCTGGGTTTGTACTTCCACGCGTTAGGGCCGGGCGGCTGGCGCTGCTGCCCGGCCGTTGCAACATCGGCGTGGCGTACGTTTTATTGGTGAAACGTTGATTTGCAAATGAGACGAACGCAGTATAATTGCGCTGCATCAAAAACCATTCCCGGGATTACCCGTATGCCCACTGCACTCACTTCTTCCGTGTCGCCAACGGGATCTGCCCTGGGGCCCGACCCGACGCGCGCCCTGTCCGCCCGACTTGAAGACCTGGATAAAGGCTTCCCTTTGCACCAGGCGCCCTCGGCGATCGGCACCCTCACCTACCGAAGCTCGGGCACCGGCCCCGCCGTGGTTTTGCTGCACGGCATCGGGTCTGCCGCCGGCTGCTGGCTGGATGTCGCGCTGATGTTGCGAGACGGGTTTCGTGTCATCGCCTGGAACGCGCCAGGCTATGCCGGTTCCACGCCGCTGCCCCAGGCGCATCCGTCGGCCGACGATTACGCCGACGCCTTGCATCAGTTGCTGGCGCACGCGGGAGTGTCGGAATGCGTGCTCGTGGGCCATTCCCTTGGCGCCATCGTGGCGGGCGCTTATGCGGCGCGCGGGGCCGGCAACGCGCGGGTCGCGATTCGGCGGCTGGTGCTGCTCAGTCCCGCCCAAGGGTACGCAAGCCATGACGAGGCACAACGCGAGGCCGTACGCACGCGCCGCTTGACCTTATTGGAGGCAGAAGGCATCGAGGGCATCGCCGCGCAACGGGCTGCTGCATTGCTATCGAATGCGGCGACGCCGGCCATGCGGGAATGGGCGAGCTGGAACATGCGCCAGATTTCGCCGACCGGTTACCGCCAAGCGGTCAGCCTCCTGTGCAACAGCGACCTCCTGTCCCGTCCAGCACCCGCCATGCCGGTGGACGTGCGGGTGGGCGAGCTCGACGTCATCACGCCAGCCGCTCAAGGCCAAACCGTGGCACAAGCCTGGCACGCTTCGTTTGCACAGATCGACGGCGCGGGCCACGCCTGCCATATCGAGCGTCCTGCACAAGTCGCCGAGATCGTGCGCGGCTCGGCCAGGAACGGCGGCGTCAAGTCGGAGCTTCCCTTTGCTTGAAGACCCCAACGTGATGCAAGACAAGCGCTACACCGTACCGGCGCTTGAGCGAGGCTTGCGGCTACTGGGCGAGTTCAGCCGTCAAGATCGTGTGCTGGGCGCCCCGGAATTGGCGCGTCGGTTGAACATTCCACGCTCGACCGTGTTCCGGATGTTGAACACACTCGAGACCCTGGGTTTCGTCCGCAAGGCCGACGGCGGCGCGGCGTACAGGCTGGATACGGCCGTGCTGCGCCTGGGCTTTGAGTATCTGGCGTCGCTGGAACTCACCGACCTGGGCCGGCCGTTGTTGGAACGCCTGCGTGACGCTACCGGCTATTCCACCAATCTGGTGGTGCGCGACCGCCGCTCGGCGGTCG
It contains:
- a CDS encoding porin; amino-acid sequence: MTQYSPRRAVSVGLAVAFSSLAPIATHTVHAAPAVEASSITLYGLIDMGFRSDTNDHATKLSVDSGISSQSRWGLRGVEDLGNGLAATFQLESGFNGDNGTNTQGRLFGRQATVGLKGGFGEVRVGRQVVFGYAWTPFVASPFGVSWSRNSIGNTFGYKSGDFGVDGRISNSVLYFTPAWNGLEAGIGYSFSPDAEQGFRTADNDRVVTAGLRYGHGPLKLAATYEQLNASNLTPARRDAKNLQLAAAYDFEILKLHAGYNEQRDINLNPAPGYVAAGGDRDRVYTFGVSVPAGRGRVMASYQHAVLSQASGVGVAYQHYLSKRTNLYVLFNDTDTRDHTTGDDISRRQFGVGIQHSF
- a CDS encoding alpha/beta fold hydrolase → MPTALTSSVSPTGSALGPDPTRALSARLEDLDKGFPLHQAPSAIGTLTYRSSGTGPAVVLLHGIGSAAGCWLDVALMLRDGFRVIAWNAPGYAGSTPLPQAHPSADDYADALHQLLAHAGVSECVLVGHSLGAIVAGAYAARGAGNARVAIRRLVLLSPAQGYASHDEAQREAVRTRRLTLLEAEGIEGIAAQRAAALLSNAATPAMREWASWNMRQISPTGYRQAVSLLCNSDLLSRPAPAMPVDVRVGELDVITPAAQGQTVAQAWHASFAQIDGAGHACHIERPAQVAEIVRGSARNGGVKSELPFA